The genomic stretch GGTAACTTTATGGACAGAGTACAAAAGAATAAGTGATATAATGAATGTTGACAGTCAAACTATGCAAATAAAGTGTGATGGTGGAGATGACGGTACTAGTGGTGGTGATGGTGGTCTTTGTGATGATATATTTAATGATGTGGAAGCACAAAATGAAGAATAACTTCAAGAGATATCCAATGAAGTGGATAAGTACTTAGTTGATGAGATTGAAAAACGATCTAATCAATCTTTTAATCTTTTGGAGTGGTGGAAAGGAAGTGAAATTAGGTACCCAATCATTTCAATTATTGCCAAGGATATTGTTACAATTTCATCCTCAATTGTTGCTAGTGAGTCCGCTTTTAGCTTGGGCAAAAGAGTTATGCACCCTTTTAGGAGCAGTTTGAGTCCTGAAATGGAAGAGACATAGGTGTGCACTAGTGATTAACTAAGAGCAGAGGAATTTAGTTTTGGAAAAGATCCAATAGAGGATGACCTTGAATTATTTAAGCAAATTGAAGAAATTAAAAAGAGTAAgagtttttatttaattaagtttaaatttaaataatatttatcatCATTAATCTAACATGAATATAATACTTTTTTTTACAACCGTAAATGTCACTCAAGCCCAAGTTACTTGTTCTACGTACACCTccattttggtttaacttaagagTAACATTATATTTATATTGCTAGTTGTATGTATTGTTCTTTTAGAAGTTGACTTGATCGGACCTAATGCAAATTATTTAAGTGGTGGATTTACATTGCTAGCAATTTATTTTATAATCAATACTTATGTTCCATGGATACGGGTACGGGTATCGTATTGGACATGACACAGATACGACgatatgaaaaattttaaaatataagacaTGATATGGCTAGGATACGgtgattattaaaaaaatataaaatattatattttgccTCTTATGGTTCaatccaagtcaaaagttatgacattcCAAAGTTCACACGACAAACACATTGTAACAGCTACAAactaatagctgctacaacataattTTCTCTGTTGTAGTAACTACTGGTTCTTAGATCAGGAGATGCTACAACAATATAGCTACATAGGAAAAATTATGTTATAGTAGCTACTAGTTAGTAacttttacaacggataaaattaTGTGGTAGCAGCTACTAGTTAGTAGTTACTACAATGTGTTTGTCAAGTAAATTATGAGAGGTCAAATCGATGATCTCTTAATGAGCTTCAATTTGATAAATTTTGTGTCTTGTGATtcaatctgagtcaaaagttatgacttttCAAATTTCACTTAACAAAaatattgtagcaactactaaCCAGCTACAAGTCCACAACATAATTTTCTCAGTTGTATCAACAACTAATCAGTAGCTGTTACTGTTCAAACTTTCCAAATGTATCCGAAAATATGTTCCATCTGTGTCCTAGCTGTATGTGACTGGTCAAACTTAAGTCAATGACATGGTTTTTGTTGTATCTGACACACATATTTGCGTGTCGTGTTCGTGTCCATACGTGTTGTGCCCGTGTCTGACACTTAATTTTTTTTGGAGTGTCCATGCTACCAAGCCTATGTTGCATGGATACAGGTATGTCTATCGTATCGAACATTACACAAATACGACgatacaatttttttttgaaaatataagacACGACACGGTTAGGATATGACAATtactaataaatataaaaaatattatattttgccTTTTATGGTATATTGTACGTCTTATGGTTCAAttcgaatcaaaagttatgacatttCAAAGTTCACTCGGCAAACACAATTGTCTCTGTTATAACAGTTACTGGTTTATAGTCACGTAAATGCTACAACACCACAGAAAAAACTATATTGTAACAACTACTggttagtagctgctacaacagagAAAATTATGTTATAGTAGCTACGGGttagtagctgctataatgtgttGTCGAGTAAATtttgagagatcataacttttgattatGGATGAACCTATAatgtacaatatatcaaatcgagaATCTCTAAAcgagttttgatttgatatattatgcgtcTTGTGGTTCaatctgaatcaaaagttatgattttttaaagttcACTTAACAAatacattgtagcaactactaaccaataactactataatataattttttttgttgtagcaactactaacCAATAGATACTAGAACATAGTTTTTGGTgtatcaaaatttttggtatGAAACTCATACCATATCTATATTGAATTTTGGGTATGATAtaagtatatttttttatattgaaTTTTTCGATATGACATATGATATAAGAATTCAGTATCGTATAGTGTACTGACCTAACTCTAAACTTTACATATATTATTTGATTAAAATTGTTGGATAATTAATTACAATTTTTTAGGCAATAATAGTTCAAAGAAATAAATGACTTAAATTCTAGACTCATTTGAATTTTTCTGACATTTAATTATTTtacctaaatttaaatttatgtaAATTTCGATTCTTATAACTgtcataaatttaaaaataatatttatagaaATATTGATATTAGTTTGTGTTTATAGTGCTataaaaagttattttttaaaattattatttttatattgaattattattatttaaatattatcgatataaaaatttaaattttttcattaaaaatcgatatattatatataaatatatatgatattaataaatattatatgttaatattaatatatatagtcTCAGTTCACCCTAATCCCTCCGTCCCAAGCCGCCATCGCCGTTCCGCCTTCCCAGCTCGTCGCCGCCGTAACGCAGTCATCCCGCGCAGCGTCGCTTACCACGCAGCTTCCCCGTGTGACGCCGCCGCTCCTGACCTCTGAGAGATCGCCATCTCTGTTTCCACAGCCGCGACGATGGCAGGGAAGAAGCGGAAGGAGAATCCGACACGGCAACAGCACCATATCCCTCTAGGAGACGAGGAGCCCTTCAAGTCAAAGAAGCGCGCCGGCTCCCCCAAAAGCCACCAGACTGGAGACAAGGCAAAATCCTCCCTCTATatccatttccaaatattttttgcTTTCAGGACCATGCTAAAGGTGGTCGCTTTTCACCTGCGCAGTTGATTTCCTCTGGCCTGAGTTCGAAAATATTGAAGGAAGCCCTTGGCCAGCAGAAGGAAATCCTTAAGGAAGTTGAGGAAGAGAGCAGAGTTCCCCTCTCAGCCATCGCGGTTGATCCTTTGGCACGCTCGGATAGCGATGCCGAAGACATTGATGAATTCGATGGGTTCACCGAAACGCAGAGTCTGTATGATGGTGGTGATGTGAGTCCCTTTCATCAGCTTTCTATGCTAGTTCCTCTCAGCTTTTTATGCTAGTTCCTCTCTATTATTTAACTTAATATCCTTGGTGATTGTTAATTATCCGAGGTTTGAGTTTTTTTCTGGTTTAGGTGGAGATTGACGAGGAAGATGAGAAGGTTTTGGCCTCATTCATGTCCACCAACGCAGGACCACTACCAACGTTAGCGGATATAATTAtccagaaaataaaagaaaaggaggcTGAAACTACATCTGGTTGGCTTATCCTTCCTGACTAAATCATTCAATGTTATTAGTGAGATGTACTATGATTTATATGTTATAGTAGACATGATTGATGATATTGGTGATCAACTGACCTAACATTGTTAGCCTTTTTCTGCTCTGTGTCTATTAAATCAGAAATATAATAACTTTTTTTTATCTTATTTCTTTGATGGTTAAGGATGTAGTTTATTGTTTTTAACTGGTTACACTTTCTCACAGAACGCCCACTCCCTAAATTGGATAGTAGCATCATTGATCTGTACAAAGGGTACCTTACATTTTACTCATACTTCTTCTACTTCTATTAATTCTTGTAGCTTAAACGACATGATAAATGTATAATTGATTTCTATTAGGGTAGGGAAGCTGTTGAGCAGGTACACCAATGGAAAGTTCCCAAAGGCCTTCAAACATATTCCAGCCATCGAACTCTGGGAGGATGTGCTATACCTAACAGAACCAGAAAATTGGTCTCCTAATGCAATGTATCAAGCAACAAGACTATTCTCTTCAAATATGAATGCAAAGAAAGCTAGGCGCTTTTACAATCTCGTTTTACTCCCACGAATTAGAGAGGACATCAGAAAGAATAAGAGGCTGCACTTTGCTTTATATCAGTCTCTTAAAAAATCCCTTTACAAGCCTGCTGCCTTCTTCAAGGGTTTTCTGCTACCACTTTGTCAGGTAGTCAGGATTTTTTTTAGCTATACTACTATGCCTTCAATACATGGTTCACATATCTATCAATATATGCTTGTAATAGTAGTCAAAGTTGCCTGGTTTCAAAAAATTGATATGTTGCATCTTCAGACTGCCTTCCTGTTGCATGCCTCCTGGGccttaattatgatatatttttaGTTGCTTTGAAGCTTCAAAAATGCATTTTCTGATTGGCAGTCAGGAACTTGCTCTCTCCGGGAAGC from Zingiber officinale cultivar Zhangliang chromosome 5B, Zo_v1.1, whole genome shotgun sequence encodes the following:
- the LOC121986173 gene encoding bystin-like: MAGKKRKENPTRQQHHIPLGDEEPFKSKKRAGSPKSHQTGDKLISSGLSSKILKEALGQQKEILKEVEEESRVPLSAIAVDPLARSDSDAEDIDEFDGFTETQSLYDGGDVEIDEEDEKVLASFMSTNAGPLPTLADIIIQKIKEKEAETTSERPLPKLDSSIIDLYKGVGKLLSRYTNGKFPKAFKHIPAIELWEDVLYLTEPENWSPNAMYQATRLFSSNMNAKKARRFYNLVLLPRIREDIRKNKRLHFALYQSLKKSLYKPAAFFKGFLLPLCQSGTCSLREAVIIGSIISKVSIPPLHSSAALMKLAELDYCGTTSYFIKLFLDKKYAMPYQVLDSVFAHFMRFLEDTRVMPVIWHQSLLTFVQRYKNEISKEQKDDLHRLLQHQKHHLVTPEIRRELKNSRNRGEKDDPMSITSSFSIINNPIQEDRWDFPEVPMEED